From the Lathyrus oleraceus cultivar Zhongwan6 chromosome 4, CAAS_Psat_ZW6_1.0, whole genome shotgun sequence genome, one window contains:
- the LOC127136032 gene encoding magnesium-chelatase subunit ChlH, chloroplastic yields MRLLFSKSASPHHGFAAYYSFIGKNFKADVVLHFGTHGSLEFMPGKQVGMSDVCYPDSLIGNIPNIYYYAANNPSEATIANRRSYANTISYLTPPAENAGLYKGLKQLSELIASYQSLKDTGRGQQIVSSIISTAKQCNLDKDVDLDMDLKIELGYWIEKNGFNCGFKEFGYLIIKMDMDFLGII; encoded by the coding sequence ATGCGGTTGCTTTTCTCCAAATCCGCAAGCCCTCATCATGGTTTTGCAGCATATTACTCTTTTATTGGGAAAAATTTCAAAGCTGATGTTGTTCTTCATTTTGGCACACACGGTTCCCTTGAATTCATGCCTGGAAAGCAGGTAGGAATGAGTGATGTATGCTACCCCGACAGTCTTATCGGGAATATTCCCAACATCTATTACTATGCTGCGAACAATCCTTCTGAAGCTACCATAGCCAACCGCCGGAGCTATGCAAATACTATTAGCTATCTGACTCCTCCTGCAGAAAATGCAGGACTGTACAAAGGCCTTAAGCAGTTAAGTGAGCTAATTGCCTCGTACCAGTCCCTCAAAGACACCGGCCGCGGACAACAAATTGTGAGTTCGATCATCAGCACAGCTAAACAATGTAATCTTGACAAGGATGTGGATTTGGATATGGATTTAAAAATAGAGTTGGGTTATTGGATTGAAAAAAATGGATTTAATTGTGGGTTCAAGGAATTTggatatttgattataaaaatggatatggattttttAGGAATAATCTGA